A window of uncultured Litoreibacter sp. contains these coding sequences:
- a CDS encoding fatty acid desaturase: MEASFSRRDILTPQELRALSERSDAKGFLQLGTHFGAIAIVAILHAQAMGSWLVLLTGLVLGVLLNFLYAGQHELSHATVFKTRKLNEVFGRIIGFIQIFPRDFDQVMHFAHHQYTQDWERDGELVREPYTLTTYLLWLTGVTYWRNRIVGNIRRARGIILEPYIRAEEEAKVIKEARIHIALYALIALASITLGTWAALTFWILPMILTKPIHQLQNTIEHLGLSHEQDILENTRSTRTNALFRWLCWQMPYHTAHHTFPAVPFWKLRELNDKLESKAGEVHRMGWIEFQIEVISKLRAKDESQYPMDEVWIVPTSGGRSARIPAE, translated from the coding sequence ATGGAAGCCAGCTTTTCCCGCCGAGACATTTTGACCCCGCAAGAGCTACGCGCGCTGTCTGAGCGGTCGGACGCGAAAGGGTTCCTTCAGCTTGGCACCCATTTCGGTGCAATCGCCATCGTGGCCATTCTGCATGCGCAAGCCATGGGGTCATGGCTGGTTCTGCTCACCGGTCTGGTGCTGGGCGTGCTGCTGAACTTCCTCTACGCGGGCCAGCACGAGCTGTCCCACGCCACCGTCTTCAAAACCCGCAAGCTGAACGAGGTTTTTGGGCGCATCATCGGGTTCATCCAGATTTTCCCCCGCGACTTCGACCAGGTCATGCATTTTGCCCATCACCAATATACGCAGGATTGGGAACGCGACGGGGAACTGGTGCGCGAGCCCTACACCCTGACCACTTACCTGTTGTGGCTGACCGGCGTCACTTACTGGCGCAACCGCATCGTCGGCAACATCCGCCGCGCGCGGGGTATCATTCTGGAGCCCTATATCCGCGCAGAGGAAGAGGCCAAGGTCATCAAGGAGGCACGCATTCACATCGCACTTTACGCGCTCATCGCTCTTGCCAGCATCACACTCGGCACATGGGCCGCGCTGACCTTCTGGATCCTGCCGATGATCCTTACCAAACCCATCCACCAGCTGCAAAACACCATCGAGCATCTGGGCCTCAGCCACGAGCAGGACATTCTGGAAAACACCCGCTCCACCCGCACCAACGCGCTGTTTCGCTGGCTGTGCTGGCAGATGCCCTACCACACCGCGCATCACACTTTCCCCGCCGTACCTTTCTGGAAGCTGCGCGAGCTCAACGACAAGCTGGAAAGCAAGGCAGGCGAGGTGCACCGTATGGGCTGGATCGAGTTCCAGATCGAGGTGATCTCCAAGCTGCGCGCCAAGGATGAAAGCCAATATCCGATGGATGAGGTCTGGATAGTGCCAACCTCCGGCGGGCGCTCCGCGCGGATCCCCGCGGAATGA
- the cobM gene encoding precorrin-4 C(11)-methyltransferase — protein MTVYFIGAGPGDPELLTLKAQRIISECPVCLYAGSLVPEAVVAGAPEGALVMDTAPMTLDDTHAQIVAAHAMGQDVARVHSGDPSLYGAIAEQIRRLKAEGIDYQIIPGVPAYAAAAAALGQELTVPEIAQSIVLTRMSMKSTSMPEGETLENFARTGATLAIHLGIRALREIERVLTPHYGADCPVVVAYRASWPDEIFLRGTLSDIHAKVRAEKITRTALILVGPALADIKDFKDSALYDPEIPHVLRPKVLV, from the coding sequence ATGACGGTTTATTTTATTGGCGCGGGCCCCGGTGATCCTGAATTGCTGACTTTGAAAGCGCAGCGGATCATTTCGGAATGCCCAGTGTGTTTGTATGCAGGCTCATTGGTGCCGGAAGCCGTCGTCGCAGGTGCACCTGAGGGCGCGCTGGTGATGGACACCGCGCCAATGACCCTGGATGACACACATGCGCAGATCGTCGCAGCCCACGCCATGGGCCAAGACGTGGCGCGCGTGCATTCTGGCGACCCGTCGCTTTACGGCGCGATTGCCGAGCAAATTCGGCGGCTCAAGGCCGAGGGCATCGACTACCAGATCATCCCCGGGGTTCCGGCCTATGCTGCCGCCGCCGCCGCGTTGGGGCAGGAACTGACGGTCCCCGAGATCGCGCAATCCATTGTGCTGACCCGCATGTCAATGAAATCGACCTCGATGCCCGAGGGCGAGACGCTGGAAAACTTTGCCCGCACAGGGGCGACACTGGCCATCCATCTAGGCATCCGCGCCCTGCGCGAGATTGAGCGGGTTCTGACCCCGCATTACGGTGCTGATTGCCCGGTGGTGGTGGCCTACCGTGCCAGCTGGCCGGACGAGATCTTTCTGCGCGGGACGCTGAGCGACATCCACGCAAAGGTGCGGGCCGAAAAGATCACCCGGACGGCGCTGATCTTGGTGGGGCCGGCATTGGCGGACATCAAGGACTTCAAGGATTCCGCGCTCTATGACCCGGAAATACCCCATGTGTTGCGCCCCAAGGTGTTGGTGTAG
- a CDS encoding WYL domain-containing protein — protein sequence MARANSHDRLRRLELLAAHLKQEGFCTIKELALGHNVSERTIARDLQLMRDQGLPIDADRGRGGGVRLDRHWGIGRLNLSYPEAVDLLISISVAEQMKSPIFLANLASIRRQLIASFSAEKRERVDRLKSRILIGETASTFVQGSVVSTNGKAVQKLHQGFLDQTNLTIRYVDERSKVTTREIEAHYLLLNYPIWYVLAVDHFRGALRTFRCDRILSAELTNTRFRILPRASFARSLEGNVLLK from the coding sequence ATGGCGCGCGCGAATTCCCATGATCGGCTCAGGCGGCTTGAACTTTTGGCCGCACATCTCAAACAGGAGGGCTTTTGCACAATCAAGGAGCTGGCGTTAGGCCATAACGTGAGCGAGCGCACGATCGCACGTGATTTGCAGCTGATGCGGGATCAAGGCCTTCCCATCGACGCGGATCGCGGACGTGGCGGAGGCGTTCGACTGGATCGCCACTGGGGTATTGGGCGCCTCAATCTTAGCTACCCGGAAGCCGTTGACCTTCTGATCAGTATTTCCGTTGCCGAACAGATGAAGTCGCCTATTTTTCTTGCGAATCTGGCGTCCATCAGGCGGCAGCTCATTGCCTCTTTCTCAGCAGAGAAGCGGGAAAGGGTTGATCGGCTGAAGTCCCGAATACTGATCGGAGAGACGGCTTCGACTTTCGTTCAAGGGTCTGTTGTCTCGACCAATGGCAAAGCAGTTCAAAAACTGCACCAAGGCTTTCTGGATCAAACCAATTTGACCATCCGTTATGTGGACGAACGCAGTAAGGTCACCACCCGAGAGATTGAGGCGCATTACCTTCTGCTGAACTATCCGATCTGGTACGTTCTCGCGGTCGACCACTTCCGTGGCGCGCTGCGAACATTCCGTTGCGACCGTATCCTGAGTGCTGAACTTACCAACACTAGATTTCGGATATTGCCGCGGGCAAGCTTCGCGCGGTCCCTTGAAGGGAATGTACTTCTGAAATAG
- a CDS encoding N-formylglutamate amidohydrolase — MTYHPFEISGADRPGRFVCLCDHAANTVPPFVAGGDLGLPPEDMNRHIAFDIGAAGVTRALAERLTGPAVLSNFSRLVIDPNRGEDDPTLVMRLYDGTIIPANKTVSTQDREHRLSTMYRPYHDAVAQVTAAQPDPVIVSVHSFTPQLRGRPARPWHVGVLYAEDRRMADPLLNRLRAEDDLCVGDNQPYSGHLTGDTMDKHALRHGRPHVLIEIRNDLISNEADQMAWADRLAPILTDTLAASGL, encoded by the coding sequence ATGACCTACCACCCATTCGAGATATCCGGCGCCGACCGGCCCGGCCGGTTTGTGTGCCTGTGCGACCACGCGGCCAACACAGTTCCACCCTTTGTGGCGGGCGGCGATCTGGGCCTGCCGCCCGAAGATATGAACCGCCATATCGCCTTTGACATCGGGGCGGCGGGGGTCACCCGCGCCTTGGCGGAACGGCTGACTGGCCCTGCGGTGCTGTCCAACTTCTCCCGCCTGGTCATCGACCCGAACCGCGGCGAAGACGACCCGACCCTGGTGATGCGGCTCTATGACGGCACCATCATCCCGGCCAACAAAACCGTCAGCACACAAGACCGCGAACACCGGCTATCCACGATGTACCGCCCCTATCACGACGCCGTCGCACAGGTCACGGCCGCGCAGCCGGACCCGGTGATTGTCTCGGTCCACAGCTTCACGCCGCAGCTGCGTGGCCGCCCAGCGCGGCCTTGGCATGTCGGGGTGCTGTATGCGGAAGACCGCCGCATGGCAGACCCGCTGCTCAACCGGCTACGGGCGGAAGACGACCTGTGCGTCGGCGACAACCAGCCCTATTCCGGCCACCTGACCGGCGACACGATGGACAAACACGCGTTGCGGCATGGGCGCCCCCATGTCTTGATCGAGATACGCAACGACCTCATATCTAACGAAGCCGATCAGATGGCATGGGCGGACCGCCTCGCGCCGATCCTAACCGACACTTTGGCCGCATCCGGCCTATAG
- a CDS encoding LysR substrate-binding domain-containing protein, with protein MIPSTSALQALVSLSKTGSITQTAHQMRLTPSAVSHKMKALETGLGFALLDREGRGVRLTHRARQYVAEVAPALAVLAKAGDRSDMTGSLTLNVAPGFAANWIAPRLSGFVAMHPGLAVTINTPRGYGDLGRRRDDIYISFLTPEQAPQGARHLLDVAFFPVAAPALTGGRAFDAGEVLGLPLLHLDGRKDWAAWARYAGASGGPVHDGVIFQDMQIMAAAARAGQGVALGDALTSAAALERGELVRLHAFEWPSPRAYWLISGDTPPSEGKAAFEAWVLDALAGQPAGNSAIGASGSS; from the coding sequence TTGATCCCCAGCACATCCGCCTTGCAGGCCTTGGTCAGCCTTTCAAAGACCGGCAGCATCACCCAGACCGCCCATCAAATGCGGCTGACCCCGTCGGCCGTGAGCCACAAGATGAAGGCGCTGGAGACCGGTCTGGGATTTGCCCTGCTTGACCGCGAGGGGCGTGGCGTGCGGCTAACCCACCGAGCGCGCCAATATGTAGCCGAGGTCGCGCCCGCGCTTGCCGTTTTGGCCAAAGCCGGTGACCGAAGCGACATGACCGGCAGCCTGACGCTGAATGTCGCGCCGGGGTTTGCGGCGAATTGGATCGCGCCACGACTGTCCGGGTTTGTCGCGATGCACCCCGGCCTTGCGGTCACCATCAACACCCCACGCGGCTATGGCGACCTAGGGCGGCGGCGCGATGACATCTATATCAGCTTTCTGACACCAGAGCAGGCGCCGCAGGGCGCACGGCATCTGTTGGATGTTGCGTTCTTCCCGGTCGCAGCCCCCGCGCTGACAGGGGGGCGGGCGTTTGACGCGGGCGAAGTGCTGGGCCTGCCGCTGTTGCATCTGGACGGTCGAAAAGACTGGGCCGCATGGGCGAGGTACGCCGGTGCCTCCGGCGGACCAGTTCATGACGGCGTGATTTTTCAGGACATGCAGATCATGGCCGCCGCCGCGCGCGCAGGGCAAGGGGTGGCGTTGGGGGATGCGTTGACAAGTGCAGCCGCGTTAGAGCGTGGGGAATTGGTCCGGTTGCATGCGTTCGAATGGCCTTCGCCGCGTGCTTACTGGCTTATCTCCGGGGACACGCCGCCAAGCGAGGGCAAAGCCGCTTTTGAGGCTTGGGTGCTGGACGCCCTGGCAGGTCAGCCTGCAGGCAATAGCGCAATCGGCGCGTCCGGCTCTTCATAA
- the rplT gene encoding 50S ribosomal protein L20, which translates to MSRVTSGVTTHARHKKVIKAAKGYQGRRKNTFKVARQAVDKANQYATRDRKARKRNFRSLWIQRINAGCRAIDETLTYSRFINGLSKAGIEVDRKVLADLAVNEPDAFAGVVEKAKAALA; encoded by the coding sequence ATGTCCAGAGTTACTTCCGGCGTCACCACGCACGCCCGCCACAAAAAAGTCATCAAGGCCGCCAAAGGCTACCAGGGTCGTCGCAAGAACACCTTCAAGGTTGCCCGCCAGGCCGTCGACAAGGCCAACCAATACGCGACCCGCGACCGCAAGGCGCGCAAGCGCAACTTCCGCTCGCTGTGGATCCAACGGATCAACGCCGGCTGCCGCGCGATTGACGAGACGCTGACCTATTCGCGTTTCATCAACGGCCTGTCAAAGGCCGGCATCGAAGTAGACCGCAAGGTTCTGGCCGACCTGGCTGTGAACGAGCCTGACGCGTTTGCCGGTGTTGTCGAAAAGGCGAAAGCCGCACTGGCCTAA
- a CDS encoding glyoxalase superfamily protein, whose product MKIDQPTPELPVPDVEAAQAYYRDRLGFNVAWYNEDGQIGAVSHGDCALFFRKTDGPIAAGTFWVFCADVDAAHDELRERGAPITDPISDKPWGMRQFTVEDPNGHRFYFFHDL is encoded by the coding sequence GTGAAAATCGACCAACCAACGCCTGAACTGCCCGTCCCCGATGTGGAGGCGGCTCAGGCCTACTATCGCGACCGGCTGGGGTTTAACGTGGCGTGGTACAACGAGGACGGCCAAATCGGCGCGGTGTCGCATGGGGATTGCGCCCTGTTTTTTCGCAAGACCGACGGCCCGATTGCTGCGGGAACGTTCTGGGTGTTCTGCGCCGATGTCGACGCCGCCCATGATGAGCTGCGCGAACGCGGCGCGCCCATCACCGACCCGATCAGCGACAAACCTTGGGGGATGCGGCAATTCACGGTCGAAGACCCAAACGGGCATCGGTTCTATTTCTTCCACGACCTGTGA
- a CDS encoding D-amino-acid transaminase — protein sequence MSRIVYLNGEYLPEADAHVSIFDRGFLFADAVYEVTSVLGGKLIAFDGHAVRLQRSVDELGMNYKVDMDELLEIHRQLVERNSLEEGMIYLQLTRGNPGDRDFVYPAQDTTPTLVLFTQTANLLNNPKINTGMKVITVEDQRWARRDIKTTQLLFPSMAKMMAKAAGVDDAWMFEDGAITEGSSNNAYIVKDGKIITRHLGNEILHGITRAAVLKFAKSAQMEVEERAFTVEEAKNADEAFITSASTFVMPVVEVDGQALGDGKPGSVAARLREIYLDESLKQAI from the coding sequence ATGAGCCGCATCGTTTACCTGAATGGCGAATACCTGCCCGAAGCTGACGCCCACGTGTCCATCTTTGACCGCGGCTTCCTGTTCGCTGATGCGGTTTACGAGGTCACCTCGGTCCTTGGCGGCAAGCTGATCGCCTTTGACGGCCACGCGGTGCGGCTGCAACGCTCCGTCGATGAGCTGGGCATGAATTACAAAGTCGACATGGACGAGCTGCTGGAAATCCACCGTCAGTTGGTGGAACGCAACTCCCTTGAGGAAGGCATGATCTACCTGCAGCTGACGCGCGGCAATCCGGGCGACCGCGACTTTGTCTATCCGGCACAGGACACCACCCCGACATTGGTGCTGTTCACCCAGACGGCGAACCTCTTGAACAACCCCAAGATCAACACCGGCATGAAGGTCATCACCGTCGAGGACCAGCGCTGGGCGCGGCGCGACATCAAGACGACGCAGCTGCTGTTCCCGTCCATGGCCAAGATGATGGCCAAGGCGGCGGGTGTGGATGACGCATGGATGTTTGAGGATGGCGCGATCACCGAAGGCTCTTCCAACAACGCCTATATCGTGAAGGACGGCAAGATCATCACGCGGCATCTGGGCAACGAGATCCTGCACGGGATCACCCGCGCGGCGGTGTTGAAATTTGCAAAATCTGCGCAGATGGAGGTCGAGGAACGCGCCTTCACCGTGGAAGAGGCCAAGAACGCGGACGAGGCGTTTATCACCTCAGCCTCGACCTTCGTGATGCCGGTCGTTGAAGTGGACGGTCAGGCGTTGGGCGACGGCAAGCCGGGTTCTGTCGCGGCGCGGCTGCGTGAAATCTATCTCGACGAAAGCCTGAAACAGGCGATCTGA
- the dgcN gene encoding N-acetyltransferase DgcN: MIQTPYLLFLGDAPDALAAKVAQGIKDWRPENAVGQFRMEGCNADMGIADMTLQEGLDAGAKTLVIGVANRGGFISDAWKKVLVEALEMGYDIASGLHNLLRDEDELQRAAKVHGRTLHDVRIPTVAYPIATGVKRTGKRVLAVGTDCSVGKMYTGLCMDAEMRKRGMKSTFRPTGQTGILITGGGVPLDAVIADFMAGAVEYLTPDNEDDHWDHIEGQGSLFHASYSGVTMALVHGGQPDALVLAHEPTRKHMRGLPDYQQPSLEALRDMALTLARVVNPKCEVIGISINTQHMGEDEAKAYIAEVEGRMGLPTTDPFRFGAERLVDALEGL, translated from the coding sequence ATGATCCAAACACCATATCTCCTGTTCCTCGGCGACGCGCCGGACGCGCTTGCTGCAAAAGTGGCGCAAGGCATCAAGGACTGGCGGCCAGAAAACGCCGTCGGCCAATTCCGCATGGAGGGCTGCAACGCCGACATGGGCATCGCGGACATGACGCTGCAAGAAGGTCTGGACGCAGGCGCGAAGACGCTGGTGATTGGCGTGGCCAACCGGGGCGGTTTCATCTCGGACGCATGGAAGAAGGTGCTCGTTGAGGCTTTGGAAATGGGCTACGACATCGCGTCCGGCCTGCACAACCTGCTGCGCGACGAAGACGAGCTGCAGCGCGCTGCAAAAGTGCATGGCCGCACCCTGCATGACGTGCGTATCCCGACCGTGGCCTACCCGATCGCCACCGGTGTCAAGCGCACCGGCAAACGCGTGCTGGCTGTGGGCACCGATTGTTCCGTCGGCAAAATGTACACCGGTCTTTGCATGGACGCCGAAATGCGCAAGCGCGGCATGAAATCCACCTTCCGCCCCACCGGCCAGACCGGCATCCTGATCACCGGCGGCGGCGTGCCGCTGGACGCGGTGATTGCGGACTTCATGGCGGGCGCGGTTGAATATCTGACACCTGACAATGAGGACGATCACTGGGATCACATCGAGGGGCAGGGCTCCCTGTTCCACGCGTCCTATTCCGGCGTAACCATGGCGCTGGTCCATGGCGGCCAACCCGACGCGCTGGTGCTGGCACATGAGCCCACCCGCAAGCACATGCGCGGCCTGCCGGATTACCAACAACCGTCGCTGGAGGCGCTGCGCGACATGGCGTTGACATTGGCCCGCGTGGTGAACCCTAAATGCGAGGTCATCGGCATCTCGATCAACACCCAACACATGGGCGAGGATGAGGCCAAGGCCTACATCGCCGAGGTCGAGGGCCGCATGGGTCTGCCCACCACCGACCCGTTCCGCTTCGGTGCCGAACGGCTGGTGGACGCGTTGGAAGGGCTGTGA
- the dgcA gene encoding N-acetyl-D-Glu racemase DgcA translates to MISVTADTFKLAEVFTISRGSRTEAKVLTVRVTRGGVTGVGECVPYARYDETMDSVTAEIMGLPGNISRVDLQSALPAGAARNAVDCALWDLEAKTQGKRVWDLLGLPAPKPEITAYTLSLAEPDAMEASARKNAHRPLLKIKLGTPDDMPRLEAVRRGAPDTPIIIDANEGWTADVYSDLAPHLVRLGVKLVEQPLPAGEDDMLAEIERPLPVCADEACHDRGSLPDLIGKYDVINIKLDKTGGLTEALELKREGIDQGYGVMVGCMVGSSLAMAPATILAQGAAFTDLDGPLLLAEDRDTPLTFDDQGVYAPAAALWG, encoded by the coding sequence GTGATCTCGGTCACCGCTGATACGTTCAAACTGGCGGAGGTCTTCACGATCTCCCGTGGCTCGCGGACGGAGGCCAAGGTGCTCACCGTCCGCGTGACCCGTGGCGGGGTGACGGGGGTCGGCGAATGCGTCCCCTATGCCCGCTATGATGAGACGATGGACAGCGTCACTGCAGAAATCATGGGGCTGCCGGGCAACATCTCCCGCGTTGACCTGCAATCCGCACTGCCCGCCGGGGCTGCCCGCAACGCGGTCGACTGCGCGCTCTGGGATTTGGAGGCCAAGACCCAAGGCAAACGCGTTTGGGACCTTTTGGGCCTGCCCGCGCCGAAGCCTGAGATCACCGCCTACACCCTCTCGCTGGCCGAGCCTGACGCGATGGAGGCCTCCGCCCGCAAAAACGCGCACAGGCCGTTGCTGAAGATCAAGCTCGGCACACCTGATGACATGCCCCGGCTCGAGGCCGTGCGCCGAGGCGCGCCGGATACACCGATCATCATCGACGCCAACGAGGGCTGGACGGCGGACGTGTATTCCGACTTGGCCCCGCATCTGGTCCGCCTTGGGGTAAAGTTGGTGGAACAACCTTTGCCTGCGGGCGAAGACGATATGCTGGCCGAGATCGAACGCCCGCTTCCGGTTTGCGCCGACGAGGCCTGCCACGATCGCGGCTCGCTGCCTGACCTGATCGGCAAATACGATGTCATCAACATCAAGCTCGACAAGACCGGCGGGCTGACCGAGGCGCTGGAACTTAAGCGTGAAGGCATCGACCAAGGCTACGGCGTGATGGTGGGCTGCATGGTCGGCTCGTCGCTCGCCATGGCGCCGGCGACCATTCTGGCGCAGGGCGCGGCATTTACCGACCTTGACGGCCCGCTTCTATTGGCCGAAGACCGCGACACACCGCTAACCTTTGACGACCAAGGCGTGTACGCACCCGCCGCCGCATTATGGGGATAA
- a CDS encoding sugar phosphate isomerase/epimerase, which yields MRRLKTYTSLWAMQPHDQTGVKLPYDQVCEMVAGAGFDGMAIDLGASDVATAHAVRPHMERNNLTPLIVAFPKTIESLEDTLKMAKDFGAPFVDVIGQVMPIALDDMVPVVETWMEMADKIGQPIQFETHRNCITNDLYTTLQLIDRIPDMRICADLSHYVVDREFWFPLSDHDLGLISRILERSDSFQGRVASRQQIQLQLDFPQHQKWVDLFKGWWREGLTSWRDRNTTGDCIFVCELGPPEYAMTGPDGKEMSNRWEEAQVIKGWVEDMWQDLEQG from the coding sequence ATGAGGCGGCTCAAGACCTACACCTCGCTTTGGGCGATGCAGCCGCATGACCAAACGGGGGTGAAACTGCCCTATGATCAGGTTTGCGAGATGGTGGCAGGTGCCGGTTTCGACGGCATGGCGATTGATCTGGGCGCGTCCGATGTGGCAACCGCCCACGCGGTGCGTCCGCATATGGAACGCAACAACCTGACGCCGCTGATCGTGGCTTTCCCCAAGACCATCGAAAGCCTCGAAGACACGCTGAAAATGGCCAAGGATTTCGGCGCGCCTTTTGTCGATGTGATCGGGCAGGTGATGCCGATTGCGCTTGATGACATGGTGCCGGTGGTCGAGACGTGGATGGAGATGGCCGACAAGATCGGCCAACCCATCCAATTTGAAACGCACCGCAACTGCATCACCAATGACCTCTACACCACGCTGCAACTGATCGACCGTATCCCCGACATGCGCATCTGCGCCGACCTCAGCCATTACGTTGTGGACCGCGAATTCTGGTTCCCGCTCTCAGATCATGACCTCGGACTGATCAGCCGCATTCTCGAACGCTCCGACAGCTTTCAGGGCCGCGTCGCGTCTCGCCAGCAAATCCAGCTGCAGCTGGACTTCCCGCAGCACCAGAAATGGGTCGACCTGTTCAAAGGCTGGTGGCGCGAGGGCCTGACCTCTTGGCGCGACCGCAATACGACCGGCGATTGCATCTTTGTGTGCGAACTTGGCCCGCCGGAATACGCCATGACCGGCCCCGACGGGAAAGAAATGTCCAACCGCTGGGAAGAGGCGCAGGTCATCAAGGGCTGGGTCGAAGACATGTGGCAGGACTTAGAGCAGGGATAA
- the pyk gene encoding pyruvate kinase, with protein MRRLRKVKIVATLGPASNDYEMIRALFEAGADVFRLNMSHGDHAEIRVRHEIIRQIEKDTGRPIAILADLQGPKLRVGQFADKEGVDLQVGQDFRLDLDDAKGDAKRVQLPHKEIFDALEPGASLLVNDGKIRLKVKDCGRDFADCEVVVGGVISDRKGVNVPDVVLPLAALSEKDRKDLEFVCQLGVDWLALSFVQRPADVEEARKLADGRAAILSKIEKPTAVSSFDDILAASDGIMVARGDLGVELPVQNVPPIQKRLIRKCRAAAKPVIVATQMLESMIDSPMPTRAEVSDVATAIYEGTDAIMLSAESAAGDFPIEAVTTMNNVAIEVESDANYLDIIAAQRGGKKHTVADGIVVAAREIAETTDIQAICCFSQSGTTALLVARERPHVPTIALTSLMGTARRLCLSWGMQCVLTGEVDRFKMAVVSAARAARETGIATEKDQIVVTAGVPFNQPGTTNILRVAPVEERLIFAADP; from the coding sequence ATGAGACGCCTCCGCAAGGTCAAGATTGTTGCAACTTTGGGCCCGGCCTCCAATGACTACGAAATGATCCGAGCCCTGTTTGAAGCAGGCGCCGATGTGTTCCGGCTGAACATGAGCCACGGCGACCACGCCGAAATTCGCGTGCGCCACGAGATCATCCGCCAGATCGAGAAAGACACAGGCCGCCCGATTGCCATTCTCGCCGACCTGCAGGGCCCCAAGCTGCGCGTCGGGCAATTCGCCGACAAAGAGGGCGTGGATCTGCAGGTGGGCCAAGACTTCCGCCTCGATCTCGACGACGCCAAGGGCGACGCCAAGCGGGTGCAGCTGCCGCATAAGGAAATTTTTGACGCGCTGGAGCCCGGCGCCTCGCTGCTGGTCAATGACGGCAAGATCCGGCTGAAGGTCAAAGACTGCGGCCGCGATTTCGCCGATTGCGAAGTTGTGGTGGGCGGGGTGATTTCCGACCGCAAGGGCGTGAACGTCCCCGACGTGGTGCTGCCGCTGGCCGCTTTGTCCGAGAAAGACCGCAAGGATCTGGAATTTGTCTGCCAGCTGGGCGTCGACTGGCTGGCGCTGTCCTTCGTGCAGCGCCCCGCGGATGTCGAAGAGGCCCGCAAGCTGGCAGATGGCCGCGCCGCGATCCTGTCGAAAATCGAGAAGCCGACCGCGGTCAGCTCGTTTGATGACATCTTGGCCGCCTCAGACGGCATCATGGTCGCACGTGGCGATTTGGGCGTGGAACTGCCCGTCCAGAACGTACCGCCGATCCAGAAACGTCTGATCCGCAAATGCCGCGCGGCGGCCAAGCCGGTGATCGTGGCCACGCAGATGCTGGAATCGATGATCGACAGCCCGATGCCGACCCGCGCCGAGGTCTCGGACGTGGCAACCGCCATTTACGAGGGCACCGACGCCATCATGCTCAGCGCGGAATCCGCCGCTGGCGACTTCCCCATTGAGGCCGTGACCACGATGAACAACGTGGCCATCGAGGTGGAAAGCGACGCCAACTACCTCGACATCATCGCGGCACAACGTGGCGGCAAGAAACACACGGTCGCCGACGGTATCGTTGTGGCGGCGCGCGAGATTGCGGAAACCACCGACATTCAGGCAATCTGCTGCTTCTCGCAATCGGGGACCACGGCGCTGCTGGTCGCGCGCGAGCGGCCTCATGTGCCCACCATCGCGCTGACCTCGCTGATGGGCACCGCGCGCCGGCTGTGCCTCAGCTGGGGTATGCAATGCGTGCTGACAGGCGAGGTGGACCGCTTCAAAATGGCGGTGGTCAGCGCTGCCCGCGCAGCGCGGGAGACCGGGATTGCGACCGAGAAGGACCAGATTGTCGTCACCGCCGGGGTGCCGTTCAACCAGCCGGGCACCACCAACATTCTGCGGGTTGCCCCGGTGGAAGAAAGATTGATTTTCGCCGCTGACCCATAA
- the rpmI gene encoding 50S ribosomal protein L35, protein MPKMKTKSGAKKRFKMTASGRVKAGQAGKRHGMIKRSTKFIRTARGTTLLCKADENIVKKYMPYAR, encoded by the coding sequence ATGCCAAAGATGAAGACAAAATCGGGCGCCAAGAAGCGCTTCAAGATGACGGCCTCCGGCCGCGTCAAAGCAGGTCAAGCGGGCAAACGCCACGGCATGATCAAGCGCTCCACCAAGTTTATCCGCACCGCGCGCGGCACGACGCTCCTCTGCAAGGCAGATGAGAACATCGTGAAAAAATACATGCCATACGCGCGCTAA
- a CDS encoding DUF1244 domain-containing protein, with protein MDAQTQLELEAAAFRTLRDHLQKRTDVQNIDMMNLAGFCRNCLSRWYQEAAAERGIEIGKMEAREAFYGMPFDEWKAQHQTDASDAQKAAFEVSHKDAG; from the coding sequence ATGGACGCCCAAACCCAACTGGAGCTGGAGGCCGCCGCCTTCCGCACCCTGCGCGACCACCTGCAAAAGCGCACCGATGTGCAAAATATCGACATGATGAATTTGGCCGGCTTCTGCCGCAACTGCCTAAGCCGCTGGTACCAGGAAGCCGCCGCCGAGCGCGGCATCGAGATCGGCAAGATGGAAGCACGCGAGGCGTTCTACGGCATGCCCTTTGACGAGTGGAAAGCGCAGCACCAGACGGATGCCAGCGACGCCCAGAAAGCGGCATTTGAGGTGTCTCATAAGGACGCGGGCTAG